One segment of Primulina tabacum isolate GXHZ01 chromosome 14, ASM2559414v2, whole genome shotgun sequence DNA contains the following:
- the LOC142524291 gene encoding uncharacterized protein LOC142524291, translated as MAYQQQQPVIPSPSSGSGPGGFQYVNSPFGDTTFTKVFVGGLAWETQSETMGRYFEQFGEILEAVVITDKNTGRSKGYGFVTFRDPESARRACADPTPIIDGRRANCNLASLGRPRPVVPFGRLRSPSPYLGGLPAARGGYVGGFGYQQPVTYGFQQGLMYSPYGYAAYGPEYAYHQGIYSHFGSQQYLHLFGVPGAVNTTVYPYNQMNQSVPGSHSFTALQGYAMPGHQIVQFGGPSVNAITTTSVPTIPVPYPTGVATALPQQPQFILPAHSPQFMQGSGSDQNTG; from the exons ATGGCTTATCAGCAGCAGCAGCCGGTAATACCGAGTCCTAGCTCAGGCTCTGGTCCGGGTGGATTTCAGTACGTGAATTCTCCATTTGGGGACACCACTTTCACAAAAGTCTTTGTTGGAGGCTTGGCGTGGGAAACTCAGAGTGAAACCATGGGTCGGTATTTCGAACAGTTCGGGGAGATTCTTGAGGCTGTTGTTATCACTGACAAGAATACTGGTCGATCCAAAGGATACGGTTTT GTGACTTTCCGGGATCCTGAATCTGCTAGGAGAGCTTGTGCTGATCCAACTCCAATTATTGATGGCAGGCGTGCAAATTGTAACCTAGCTTCACTGGGGAGACCTCGGCCAGTGGTTCCTTTTG GGCGTCTCAGATCTCCATCACCTTATCTTGGAGGTTTACCAGCTGCTAGGGGTGGTTATGTGGGAGGTTTTGGCTACCAGCAGCCAGTCACTTATGGCTTTCAGCAAGGCTTAATGTATTCTCCTTACGG ATATGCTGCGTATGGTCCTGAGTATGCTTATCATCAG GGTATTTACAGTCATTTTGGAAGTCAGCAATACCTTCATCTGTTTGGTGTTCCTGGTGCTGTTAACACAACCGTGTATCCTTACAACCAGATGAACCAGTCTGTTCCTGGAAGTCATAGTTTTACAGCATTGCAGGGCTATGCAATGCCTGGCCATCAGATTGTGCAGTTTGGTGGTCCTAGTGTCAATGCAATCACTACAACTTCCGTTCCAACTATTCCAGTGCCGTATCCTACTG GTGTCGCGACAGCTCTTCCGCAGCAGCCACAGTTCATTCTACCCGCACATTCACCTCAATTCATGCAGGGTAGCGGTTCTGACCAAAATACTGGGTGA
- the LOC142524314 gene encoding AT-hook motif nuclear-localized protein 10-like isoform X1 encodes MCSGSTGACYQRKGRRGCILKNNGIFSEWSEAVCVLSCNGAISNLTCAKLRHLVELQLMRSEKQDCGPSITLSGPNRRVLGGRVAGLPIAATPVQPGLGFLQVIVGSFVSYGHKERKFAKYMGSCFAPPKVNLGGIIGSCTSPSHGTPSESSYGPASSLDLSSG; translated from the exons ATGTGTTCAGGTTCGACTGGTGCATGTTATCAGCGTAAAGGCCGGAGAG GATGTATCTTAAAAAATAATGGCATTTTCTCAGAATGGTCCGAGGCTGTCTGTGTCCTATCTTGCAATGGTGCCATTTCAAATTTGACTTGTGCCAAGTTGCGACATCTGGTGGAACTGCAACTCATGAG GTCAGAAAAGCAGGACTGTGGACCAAGTATAACATTATCTGGACCCAACAGAAGAGTTTTGGGTGGTCGTGTGGCTGGCTTACCGATTGCAGCAACCCCTGTGCAG CCTGGGCTGGGCTTCTTGCAGGTGATAGTTGGAAGTTTTGTATCATATGGCCACAAGGAACGAAAGTTTGCTAAATACATGGGGAGTTGTTTTGCTCCACCAAAAGTTAACCTAGGAGGTATAATTGGTTCCTGCACCTCACCGTCACATGGGACTCCGAGTGAATCATCTTATGGGCCTGCAAGTTCACTTGATCTCAGCTCAGGCTAG
- the LOC142524314 gene encoding AT-hook motif nuclear-localized protein 10-like isoform X2, translating to MCSGSTGACYQRKGRREWSEAVCVLSCNGAISNLTCAKLRHLVELQLMRSEKQDCGPSITLSGPNRRVLGGRVAGLPIAATPVQPGLGFLQVIVGSFVSYGHKERKFAKYMGSCFAPPKVNLGGIIGSCTSPSHGTPSESSYGPASSLDLSSG from the exons ATGTGTTCAGGTTCGACTGGTGCATGTTATCAGCGTAAAGGCCGGAGAG AATGGTCCGAGGCTGTCTGTGTCCTATCTTGCAATGGTGCCATTTCAAATTTGACTTGTGCCAAGTTGCGACATCTGGTGGAACTGCAACTCATGAG GTCAGAAAAGCAGGACTGTGGACCAAGTATAACATTATCTGGACCCAACAGAAGAGTTTTGGGTGGTCGTGTGGCTGGCTTACCGATTGCAGCAACCCCTGTGCAG CCTGGGCTGGGCTTCTTGCAGGTGATAGTTGGAAGTTTTGTATCATATGGCCACAAGGAACGAAAGTTTGCTAAATACATGGGGAGTTGTTTTGCTCCACCAAAAGTTAACCTAGGAGGTATAATTGGTTCCTGCACCTCACCGTCACATGGGACTCCGAGTGAATCATCTTATGGGCCTGCAAGTTCACTTGATCTCAGCTCAGGCTAG
- the LOC142524313 gene encoding uncharacterized protein LOC142524313 produces MHLSENEGIENRTFVVTGGLSFVGAALCFELVRRGARRVRAFDLRPESPWSNDLLHRGVHCIQGDVSRKQDVEKALHGANCVFHLASYGMSGKEMLQFGRVDEININGTCHILDACLELGINRLVYVSTYNVVFGGKEIVNGNEALPYFPIDDHIDPYGRSKSIAEQLVLKNNGRPFKKKKGKFYTCAIRPAAIYGPGEERHFPRIMALAKLGLLPFKIGTTNVKTDWVYIDNLVLALLLASMGLLDDIPGREGRPIAAGQPYFISDGRPVNSFEFIQPLLKSLDYELPKLSLAVPHALVLGNIFWAFYTLLYPWLGQKWLPHPFILPAEVYKVGVTHYFSFLKAKEELGYIPMVSPEEGMAATITYWKERKRRTLDGPTIYEWLFVVIGMTVLFCAACMPDCCPFSLLRTFCLFFLPSIGALRVVLLLSAAAHLGEAVYAWRLAKKVDSENARAWFWQTFALGIFSLRFLLKRAKP; encoded by the exons ATGCATCTGAGCGAGAACGAGGGGATAGAGAACAGAACCTTCGTAGTCACCGGCGGACTGAGCTTCGTTGGTGCTGCTCTATGCTTTGAGCTCGTCAGAAGAGGGGCCCGTCGTGTTCGGGCCTTTGATCTTCGGCCAGAGTCTCCTTGGTCAAACGATCTGCTCCATCGGGGCGTTCATTGTATTCAGG GGGATGTTTCTCGGAAACAAGATGTTGAAAAGGCTTTGCATGGGGCAAACTGTGTTTTCCATCTTGCATCCTACGGCATGTCTGGTAAAGAGATGCTCCAGTTTGGCCGTGTCGATGAGATAAATATAAACGGTACTTGCCACATACTGGATGCTTGCCTTGAGCTTGGGATCAATAGACTTGTGTATGTGAGCACATACAATGTTGTATTTGGTGGAAAAGAAATTGTTAACGGAAATGAAGCTTTACCTTATTTCCCCATTGATGACCATATAGATCCGTATGGTCGTAGCAAATCTATAGCTGAACAGTTGGTCCTGAAGAACAATGGCAGACCCTTTAA AAAAAAGAAGGGGAAATTCTACACATGTGCAATACGTCCTGCTGCTATATACGGACCGGGTGAGGAAAGGCACTTTCCAAGGATTATGGCTCTTGCCAAGTTAGGTCTTCTACCTTTCAAAATTGGCACGACAAATGTGAAAACAGACTGGGTCTACATCGATAACCTTGTATTGGCTCTGCTCTTAGCTAGCATGGGCCTTCTTGATGATATTCCTGGGAGAGAAGGACGTCCAATTGCCGCTGGACAACCTTACTTCATATCAGATG GACGTCCAGTCAACAGTTTTGAATTCATTCAACCTCTGCTCAAAAGTCTAGACTATGAGTTGCCCAAGTTGTCTTTGGCTGTCCCGCATGCTCTTGTGCTAGGAAATATATTTTGGGCTTTTTACACACTTTTGTATCCATGGCTTGGTCAGAAATGGCTACCGCACCCCTTTATTCTTCCTGCTGAAGTATACAAG GTTGGGGTAACACATTACTTCTCGTTTTTGAAAGCGAAAGAGGAACTGGGTTATATCCCAATGGTCAGTCCCGAAGAAGGCATGGCTGCGACAATCACATACTGGAAAGAACGAAAAAGGAGAACGTTGGATGGACCAACAATATATGAATGGCTGTTTGTCGTTATTGGAATGACTGTGCTATTTTGTGCTGCATGCATGCCTGATTGTTGCCCATTTTCGCTACTCAGAACGTTCTGCCTTTTCTTTCTACCTTCTATTGGGGCTCTCAGGGTCGTTCTCCTTTTATCCGCAGCAGCACATTTAGGCGAGGCTGTTTATGCATGGAGACTTGCAAAGAAGGTTGATTCTGAGAATGCTAGAGCTTGGTTTTGGCAGACATTTGCTCTTGGAATATTTTCTTTGCGTTTTCTGTTAAAGAGAGCCAAGCCGTAG